The DNA region CACTTTGTGCGATCGCATCTGTCGTCAAAGGAACTACAACGGCAAATGCTAAACTACATTTATCAAGCTTGAGAAGTAATTATGACTGCCTTAATTCTCAACTTAAGTCCTACCATTGAGCTAACAGATGACCAGTTCTTCCAACTCTGCCAGAATAATCGTGACCTCCGCCTTGAGCGCACAGCAGAGGGAGAACTGATTATTATGCCGCCAACTGGCTGGGAAAGCGGAAATCGCAATTCAAAACTGACAGCCAGGGTAGAGTATTGGGCTGATGCTGATAGTACTGGACTAGCTTTTGATTCTTCAACAGGTTTTAAGCTTCCCAATGGTGCTAACAGATCGCCTGATGCATCTTGGGTAAGTCGGAAAAGATTAGCAGCCCTCAACCCAGATCCGGCGAAGTTTTTACCAATGGCTCCTGATTTTGCCGTAGAATTACGCTCTGCTAGCGATAGCTT from Nostoc commune NIES-4072 includes:
- a CDS encoding Uma2 family endonuclease, whose product is MTALILNLSPTIELTDDQFFQLCQNNRDLRLERTAEGELIIMPPTGWESGNRNSKLTARVEYWADADSTGLAFDSSTGFKLPNGANRSPDASWVSRKRLAALNPDPAKFLPMAPDFAVELRSASDSLKTVQQKMQEYIDNGVRLGWLIDPQNQRVEIYRPGKDVEVLQSPTSLSGEDVLPGFVLDLAQILN